The following are from one region of the Stenotrophomonas lactitubi genome:
- a CDS encoding EamA family transporter, with the protein MQNIPQWLVWATLSALFAALTALFVKAGVRDVDSDLAMAIRTLVVAAVVLPLVVLSGKWSNPLLLPGRTQLFLMLSALATGASWLFYFRALKSGELAKVAVVDKFSVVLVIVLAYLLLGERPSLREWSGIGLVVAGVIVLATKR; encoded by the coding sequence ATGCAGAACATTCCGCAATGGCTGGTATGGGCCACGTTGTCAGCACTGTTTGCGGCGCTGACAGCCTTGTTCGTCAAAGCCGGGGTCAGGGATGTCGACTCGGATCTGGCGATGGCGATCCGCACCCTGGTAGTCGCTGCAGTAGTCCTGCCATTGGTTGTACTCAGCGGAAAATGGTCCAACCCGTTGCTGCTGCCGGGTCGCACCCAGTTGTTCCTGATGCTGTCTGCGCTGGCCACAGGTGCATCGTGGCTGTTTTATTTCCGCGCGCTGAAGAGTGGCGAACTGGCCAAGGTTGCGGTGGTCGACAAGTTCAGCGTGGTACTGGTCATCGTGCTGGCCTACCTCCTGTTGGGTGAACGGCCGAGCCTGCGTGAATGGAGCGGGATCGGCTTGGTGGTCGCCGGTGTGATCGTGCTGGCGACCAAGCGGTAG